The segment CCAGCTCTCGTAGATCGTCTTGAAGTTCGGGTTGGTCTTCGCCAGCTCGTCGTAATACTCGAAGGCGATCTTGTGCGCCTGCTCCATCAGGTCGCGCGGGTAGGCGCGCAGCAGGGTGCCCTTGGCGACCAGACGCTTCAGAGCCTTGGCGTTCTCCGAATCGTAGCGGGCGATCATATAGGTGTTCGCCTCGGCGCAGGCGGCCGTCAGGATCGACTGGTAGGACTTGGGAAGCTTCTCCCACTCCTGCAGGTTGACGTAGAGCGAGACGTTCGGCCCGCCTTCCCACCAGCCCGGGTAATAGTAGTACTTGGCGACCTGATGGAAGCCCAGACGCTCGTCGTCGTAGGGGCCGACGAACTCGGTCGCGTCGATGGTGCCCTTCTCCAGCGCCGGATAGACGTCCGCGCCGGCGATCTGGGTCGGGGTGGCGCCCATCTTCGACATGATCTGGCCGGTGATGCCGGCGATGCGGATCTTCAGGCCCTGGAAGTCCGCGGCGGTCTTGATTTCCTTGCGGTACCAGCCGCCCATCTGGGCGCCGGTGTTGCCCGCCGGGAACTGGATGACGTTGTGGTTCTTCATGAAAGCGCGCATCAGATCAAGGCCGCCGGCCTGGAACCAGGCGGTGGTCTGGCGCGCGTTCGGGCCGAACGGAATGGCCGTGTCGAAGGCGAAGGTCGGGTCCTTGCCGACATAGTAGTAGCCGCAGGTGTGGCCGCACTGGACCGAGCCGTTCTGCACGGCGTCGAGCACCTGGAGGCCGGGCACCAGCTCACCACCCGGGAAGGCGCGGATCTGGAACTTGCCGTCCGTGCTCTCGGCGACGCGGCGGGCGATCAGCTCCGACGCGCCGAACAGGATGTCGGTGCTCTTCGGGAAGCTCGATGCCAGGCGCCACTGGATTTCCGGCTGCGACTGCGCAATGGCCGGCGCGGCCACGCCGGCCACCGCCAGCCCCGCACCCGCGGCCGCAGCGCCCGCACCCGCCGACTTCAGAAACGCACGTCTTTTCACGATTCTTCTCCCGTGGACTCCGCCTTCCCTTTTCGTTTCAAGCGGCCCGTCGGACCACTTGTTGCGAGGGAATTTTCACAACTGTAACAAAGCAGCGTTTTCGTTCCGATTCATCGCACAAATGCGCATGACAGGTCTACCATGGTCCTACGGATTAGGCGATCGCCTCAGCCGCGCCGCCCCAGGAAGGCGGAGAGTGGCGGCAGGACCAGCGTCCGTCCGTCGGCGGTGACCTCGGGAACCGGCGCGCCCGGCGGGCGCGGCAGGTCGAGCGCCGCCATCGGCGGCTTGCGCTTCAGCGCATATTCCGCCGGCCGATCGGACAGGTTGAAGACGGCCAGCAGCTCCTCGCCGTCCGTCGCGCGTTCGAAGGCCAGGACACTGCCGGCCTCCTCCACCGCCGCCACGCCGCCCTGGGTCAGCGCCGGATGGCGACGGCGCAGCCGCAGGGCGTCCCGCCAGACGTCCAGCGGGCTTCCGGTGCGCCGCTCCTGCGCGTCCACCGCCAGGGCGTGGTGGGGTTCCGCCACCGGCAGCCAGGTCTCGACCGCGCTGGAGAAACCGGCGTTAGCAGCGCCGGACCGCCAGGGCATCGGCGTGCGGCTGCCGTCGCGCCCCTGGAAGTCGGGCCAATAGGCGATGCCGAAGGGGTCGCGCAGCTCCTCCGGCGCCAGCACCGCGTTGGGCAGCGCCAGCTCCTCCCCCTGGTAGAGGCAGACGGTGCCGGGCAGCGTGGCGAACAGGGTGGCCAGCAGGGCGTTGAAGCGCTCCGGATCGGCGCCGGGCGGCAGCCAGCGGCTGGCGGCGCGCTCGACGTCATGGTTGGAGAAACTCCAGCAGATCGCTTCCGGCTGCGGCGTTCCGCTCAGCGCCCCGGCGAAGTTCTGTGCGGTGAAAGGCTGCTTGGCAAGCGACAGGGTGTAGGCGGCGTGCAGCCCCTGCGCCCCGCAATAGGCGGCGATGCGCCGCGCCGCGCCCGGCTGGCTCGACAGCTCGCCCAGCAGCACCCGGTCGGGATAGCGGTCGACCACGGCGCGCAGGCGGGCCAGCACGGTGTGAATGGCCGGATGCATCATGTCGTAGAGATGCTGTTGCAGGGCGAACAGCTTGGCCGGCGGCTCCACCCCGTTCCAGGCCGCCGCGGGGTTGGAGCGGAGCTGCGGGTCGTGGGCGAAGAAGTCCACCGCGTCGATGCGGAAGCCGTCCACCCCGCGCTCCAGCCAGAAGGCCGCGGTGTCGGCGAGCGCCTGGAGCACCGCCTCGTCGTGCAGGTTCAGGGCGGGCTGGCTGGACAGGAAATGGTGCAGGTAATACTGGCGCCGCCGCGGCTCCCACGTCCAGGCGGGTCCGCCGAACACCGACAGCCAGTTGTTGGGCGGCGTTCCGTCGGGGCGCGGGTCGGCCCAGACGTACCAGTCCGCGAATTCCCCCCCGCGCGACCGGCGGCTGTCGCTGAACCATGGGTGCGCGTCGGAGGTGTGGCCGCAGACCAGATCCAGGATCACCTTCAGCCCGTGGCCGTGCGCCGCCTCGATGATGCGGTCCACCGTCTCCAGCCGGCCCATGCGCGGGTCGACCGCCCGATGATCGGTGATGTCGTAGCCGAAGTCCTTCTGCGGCGACGGGTAGAAGGGGCTGATCCACACCCCCTGCACGCCGAGCGACGCCACATGGCCGAGGCCGTCCAGCACGCCGTCCAGATCGCCCCAGCCGTCGCCGTTCCGGTCGAGGAAGCTGAGGGGATAGATCTGATACAGCGCGGCACCGCGCAGCCACGAAGACGCCTGGGACATGAGGACCCTCCACAAGAGACTCGTGGAAAGGGTCCCCCCATAGCCCTAACGATCGGTTACCGGGCCGGTTTTGGTCACGGCTTCCGACCGTCCGGCGAGGACGTCAGGCGCAGCCAGGGCGCCCAGGCCTGCCGCACGGCGTCGCTCCACATCCGCATCGGCGTCATCCACAGCGCCAGCATCGGGTTGGCGTTGGCGAGGGCCGGGTTGAGCAGCGGGTTGGCCGAGGCCAGCAGCGCCGGCCCCATCATCCCGCGCAGCGCGTCGAAGGACGGCGTGGCGGTGATCTGGATGGCGATCGTCTCGGCCCCGCGCTCCGGGTCGTCCCGGTGCAGGATCTGGATGTCCAGGTTCGGCAGGGCGGCGGTCAGCTTGGTCTCTTCCATCGTCCTCTTCCCTTCAATGCCGGCGGGCCTCACAGCCGGGGCCATGGTTGCCGAACGGCGCGCCCGCCGCAACCATGCAACCAAAAGCCGGCGCCAATGTTTCCCGCTGGCAGCCGATGGGCTGGCAAGCGATGGGGATACCAGCATGGACGGAGCGACGGTCACCGATCCCCGCACCGAGGCGGAAGAGGCCGCGGCCTGCGCCGGGCTGAGCTATGTCTGCGACGACGAGCCGGGCATCCGGCGACGCCGCGCCGGCAAGGGCTTCTCCTACCGCTGGCCAGACGGCACGCGCGTGACCGAGGAGGACACGCTGGAGCGCATCCGCAAGCTGGCGATCCCCCCGGCCTACCGCGGCGTCTGGATCTGCCCGGACCCGGACGGCCACCTCCAGGCCACGGGCCGCGACACGCGCGGGCGCAAGCAATACCGCTACCACCCGCGCTGGACCGAGATGCGCGAGGGCACCAAATTCGGGCGCATGCTCGACTTCTGCCGCGCCCTGCCCGCCATCCGCCGTCAGGTGGACGGCGACCTCGCCCGCCGTGGCCTGCCGCGGGAAAAGGTGCTGGCCGCCGTGGTGCGGCTGCTGGAGACCACGCTGATCCGCGTCGGCAACGAAAGCTACGCGCGCGAGAACAGCAGCTACGGACTGACCACCCTGCGCGACGACCACGCCGACATCGAGGGATCGGAAATCCGCTTCACCTTCAAGGGCAAGTCCGGGAAGGAATGGAACGTCGCGCTGAAGGACCGCCGCCTCGCCCGCGTCGTCAGCGCCTGCCGCGATGTCCCCGGGGACGAGCTGTTCCAGTATGTCGACCGCGACGGGCAGCGCCACGCGGTGAGTTCCGGCGACGTCAACGAGTATCTGCGCGCCGCCACGGGCCAGGACTTCACCGCCAAGGATTTCCGCACCTGGGCCGGCACCGTTCTGGCCGCCATGGCGCTGCGGGAGTTCGAGACGTTCGACAACGCCGCCAAGGCCAAGCGCAACGTCACCCACGCCATCGAGCAGGTGGCCGCCCGTCTCGGCAACACCGCCAGCGTCTGCCGCAAGAGCTACGTCCATCCCGAGATTCTGGACGCCTATCTGGAGGGCAACCTGCTGGACTCCCTGACCCGCGAGGTCGAGACCGAGCTGCGCGAGGAGCTTCCCGAGTTGGAGGCCGAGGAGGCCGCCGTGCTGGCCTTCCTGCGCGGCCGGCTGGAGCGCGAACGCCGCTCCCGCGCCAGCGAGAGCCGGCGGCGGCGCGCGGCATAGGGCCTAAGACTCCGGCTGGTCCGGGGTGGATAGGCCATCGCCCCAGTCCAGCCGGCGCGCGGCCTTGAAGGCGGCGCCGTCGCGCTTGCCGAGAATTCGTTCCGTCCGGGTGCCGTCCCGGCCGCAGAGCTTGAAACCGATGCGTCCGTTCCCCGCGCTCCAGGGCGGCGCGATGATGCGGGCGTCGGGGCGGCGGATGCCGGGCTGGCGGGAGGCAGCGATGTAGACGAACTT is part of the Azospirillum baldaniorum genome and harbors:
- a CDS encoding DNA topoisomerase IB; the protein is MDGATVTDPRTEAEEAAACAGLSYVCDDEPGIRRRRAGKGFSYRWPDGTRVTEEDTLERIRKLAIPPAYRGVWICPDPDGHLQATGRDTRGRKQYRYHPRWTEMREGTKFGRMLDFCRALPAIRRQVDGDLARRGLPREKVLAAVVRLLETTLIRVGNESYARENSSYGLTTLRDDHADIEGSEIRFTFKGKSGKEWNVALKDRRLARVVSACRDVPGDELFQYVDRDGQRHAVSSGDVNEYLRAATGQDFTAKDFRTWAGTVLAAMALREFETFDNAAKAKRNVTHAIEQVAARLGNTASVCRKSYVHPEILDAYLEGNLLDSLTREVETELREELPELEAEEAAVLAFLRGRLERERRSRASESRRRRAA
- a CDS encoding TRAP transporter substrate-binding protein, whose amino-acid sequence is MKRRAFLKSAGAGAAAAGAGLAVAGVAAPAIAQSQPEIQWRLASSFPKSTDILFGASELIARRVAESTDGKFQIRAFPGGELVPGLQVLDAVQNGSVQCGHTCGYYYVGKDPTFAFDTAIPFGPNARQTTAWFQAGGLDLMRAFMKNHNVIQFPAGNTGAQMGGWYRKEIKTAADFQGLKIRIAGITGQIMSKMGATPTQIAGADVYPALEKGTIDATEFVGPYDDERLGFHQVAKYYYYPGWWEGGPNVSLYVNLQEWEKLPKSYQSILTAACAEANTYMIARYDSENAKALKRLVAKGTLLRAYPRDLMEQAHKIAFEYYDELAKTNPNFKTIYESWKPFLDETQLWFRVAELPYDSFVASAGTKK
- a CDS encoding alpha-glucosidase — protein: MSQASSWLRGAALYQIYPLSFLDRNGDGWGDLDGVLDGLGHVASLGVQGVWISPFYPSPQKDFGYDITDHRAVDPRMGRLETVDRIIEAAHGHGLKVILDLVCGHTSDAHPWFSDSRRSRGGEFADWYVWADPRPDGTPPNNWLSVFGGPAWTWEPRRRQYYLHHFLSSQPALNLHDEAVLQALADTAAFWLERGVDGFRIDAVDFFAHDPQLRSNPAAAWNGVEPPAKLFALQQHLYDMMHPAIHTVLARLRAVVDRYPDRVLLGELSSQPGAARRIAAYCGAQGLHAAYTLSLAKQPFTAQNFAGALSGTPQPEAICWSFSNHDVERAASRWLPPGADPERFNALLATLFATLPGTVCLYQGEELALPNAVLAPEELRDPFGIAYWPDFQGRDGSRTPMPWRSGAANAGFSSAVETWLPVAEPHHALAVDAQERRTGSPLDVWRDALRLRRRHPALTQGGVAAVEEAGSVLAFERATDGEELLAVFNLSDRPAEYALKRKPPMAALDLPRPPGAPVPEVTADGRTLVLPPLSAFLGRRG